In Aquimarina sp. TRL1, a single window of DNA contains:
- the thiL gene encoding thiamine-phosphate kinase — MIEDKNTPRTQLSELGEFGLIEHLTQNFTISQPSTLYGIGDDAAVLDFNQKKCVLSTDLLVEGVHFDLAYVPLKHLGYKAVMVNLSDIYAMNATASQITVSIAVSNRFTLEALEELYEGIYAAAKLYNVDVIGGDTTSSTSGLIISITATGFAEEDAIVYRNGAKDGDLLVVTGDLGAAYLGLQVLEREKQVFKVNPNVQPDLDQYSYLIERQLKPEARKDMPGLLKALEVQPTSMIDISDGLSSEVIHLCTRSKVGVNLYEDKIPLDPAVISTSEEFNLNSTTVALNGGEDYELLFTIDQNDYPKIKANPNLTVIGHIVDEKSGIGLVTRANEKIELKAQGWNPIKE; from the coding sequence ATGATTGAAGACAAGAACACCCCCCGTACACAATTATCAGAATTAGGAGAGTTTGGATTGATAGAACATTTAACCCAAAACTTTACAATTTCTCAGCCATCTACCTTATATGGTATAGGTGATGATGCTGCTGTTTTGGACTTTAATCAAAAAAAATGTGTGCTTTCTACAGATTTATTAGTAGAAGGAGTTCATTTTGACCTGGCGTATGTACCTTTAAAACATTTAGGGTATAAAGCTGTTATGGTCAATCTTTCTGATATTTACGCCATGAATGCTACGGCGTCTCAAATTACGGTTTCTATTGCTGTTTCTAATCGGTTTACTTTAGAGGCTTTAGAAGAATTATATGAGGGAATATACGCAGCGGCTAAATTATATAACGTGGATGTTATAGGAGGAGATACGACATCGTCTACTTCGGGATTAATTATAAGTATTACCGCGACTGGTTTCGCCGAAGAAGATGCTATCGTGTATAGAAATGGAGCGAAAGACGGAGATTTATTAGTGGTAACAGGAGATCTTGGTGCTGCATATCTGGGATTGCAGGTTTTGGAAAGAGAGAAACAGGTTTTTAAGGTAAACCCAAATGTACAACCAGATTTAGATCAGTATTCTTATTTAATAGAAAGACAATTAAAACCTGAAGCAAGAAAAGACATGCCTGGTTTATTAAAAGCACTAGAGGTACAGCCAACCAGTATGATTGATATTAGTGATGGTCTTTCTTCAGAAGTAATACATCTTTGTACCCGTTCTAAAGTAGGGGTTAATTTATACGAGGATAAAATTCCATTGGATCCTGCAGTTATTTCTACATCAGAAGAGTTTAATCTAAATAGTACAACAGTTGCTTTGAACGGTGGTGAAGATTACGAATTACTATTTACCATTGACCAAAATGATTATCCAAAAATTAAGGCAAACCCTAATCTTACCGTTATAGGTCATATAGTGGATGAGAAAAGTGGTATTGGTTTAGTAACCAGAGCGAATGAGAAAATAGAGCTCAAAGCGCAAGGATGGAATCCTATTAAAGAATAA
- the sufD gene encoding Fe-S cluster assembly protein SufD, translating into MELKDKLVSSFLVFENNVDIESPIHDIRSKAIKVFEQKGFPSKKEEAWKYTSLNSILKRDYSIFPKEENTIAFKDVKKYFLNDLDSYKIVFVDGKYSSHLSETTHDKMDVCLMSSALTNSKYRPVIDNYFDKIAKKDGITSLNTAFSEEGAYIYIPKNVLADKPIQIIHFATGREEEQMLQPRNLIVVEENSHVQIVERHQSLTDNPVFTNSVTEIFADKRAIVDYYKIQNDNQNASLIDSTFIEQQAQSVASVHTFSFGGNITRNNLNFFQKGEGIDSILNGVTILEGKQHVDHNTLVHHIEPNCESHQDYKGIFDEKSTGVFNGQVIVNKEAQKTNAFQSNNNILLSDKASINSKPQLEIFADDVKCSHGCTIGQLDENALFYMRSRGIGEREARALLMYAFANNVLESVKIPQLKSRINKLIANKIGVNIGFDL; encoded by the coding sequence ATGGAGTTGAAAGATAAATTGGTATCTTCTTTTCTGGTTTTCGAAAACAATGTCGATATAGAATCACCTATACACGACATTCGAAGCAAAGCCATTAAAGTTTTTGAACAAAAAGGATTTCCTTCAAAAAAGGAGGAAGCATGGAAGTATACGTCCTTAAACTCTATTTTAAAGCGTGACTACAGTATTTTTCCTAAAGAAGAAAACACTATAGCGTTTAAAGATGTTAAGAAGTACTTTTTAAACGATTTGGATTCTTATAAAATCGTTTTTGTAGATGGAAAGTATTCTTCTCACTTATCAGAAACTACTCATGATAAGATGGATGTCTGCCTGATGTCATCAGCACTAACGAATTCTAAGTATAGACCTGTTATCGATAATTATTTTGATAAAATAGCCAAAAAAGACGGAATAACATCTCTAAATACTGCTTTTTCTGAAGAAGGAGCTTATATCTATATTCCAAAAAATGTTTTGGCAGATAAACCTATTCAGATCATACACTTTGCTACAGGAAGAGAAGAAGAACAAATGCTACAACCCAGAAACTTGATTGTAGTAGAAGAAAATTCTCATGTACAAATTGTAGAGAGACATCAGAGTTTGACTGATAATCCTGTTTTCACCAATTCTGTAACGGAAATTTTTGCAGATAAAAGAGCCATTGTAGATTATTATAAAATACAAAATGATAATCAAAATGCCTCGTTGATAGACAGCACTTTTATAGAACAACAAGCGCAGAGTGTTGCTTCTGTACACACCTTTTCTTTTGGAGGAAATATTACCAGAAACAATCTGAACTTTTTCCAAAAAGGAGAAGGAATTGATTCTATTCTTAATGGAGTCACTATTCTAGAAGGAAAACAGCACGTAGATCACAATACATTAGTACATCACATAGAACCTAATTGTGAAAGTCATCAGGATTACAAGGGAATCTTTGATGAAAAATCAACCGGGGTCTTTAATGGTCAAGTCATTGTTAATAAAGAAGCACAGAAGACAAATGCGTTTCAATCAAATAACAATATTTTATTAAGTGATAAAGCATCTATTAACTCCAAACCTCAGTTAGAAATTTTTGCTGATGATGTAAAATGTTCTCATGGTTGTACCATTGGTCAATTAGATGAAAATGCTCTTTTCTATATGAGGTCAAGAGGAATAGGAGAAAGAGAAGCCAGAGCTCTGTTGATGTATGCTTTTGCCAACAATGTATTAGAAAGTGTAAAAATACCTCAGCTAAAGAGTAGAATCAATAAGCTTATCGCCAATAAAATAGGTGTTAATATAGGCTTTGACTTATAA
- the sufC gene encoding Fe-S cluster assembly ATPase SufC → MLEIKDLHASINGKKILKSLNLNVNAGEVHAIMGPNGAGKSTLASVIAGKEEYEITKGNIFLEGEDIEELAPEERSHKGVFLSFQYPVEIPGVTVTNFMKTAINETRKAQGLEEMSAKDMLKKIREKSELLEIDRKFLSRSLNEGFSGGEKKRNEIFQMAMLEPKLAILDETDSGLDIDALRIVANGVNKLKSKDNAIIVITHYQRLLDYIVPDFVHVLHDGKIVKSGTKELALELEEKGYDWIKEEIKEA, encoded by the coding sequence ATGTTAGAAATAAAGGATTTACATGCAAGTATTAATGGTAAGAAAATTCTAAAGAGTCTTAACCTTAATGTTAATGCAGGAGAAGTACATGCAATCATGGGACCTAATGGTGCAGGAAAAAGTACCTTAGCTAGTGTTATTGCAGGAAAAGAAGAGTATGAAATAACAAAAGGGAATATTTTTTTAGAAGGAGAAGATATAGAAGAACTTGCACCGGAAGAACGTTCACATAAAGGTGTTTTTCTATCATTTCAGTATCCAGTAGAAATCCCGGGAGTAACAGTAACTAACTTTATGAAAACTGCCATCAATGAAACCAGAAAAGCACAAGGTCTGGAAGAGATGTCAGCAAAAGATATGTTGAAAAAGATTCGCGAAAAATCCGAATTATTAGAAATCGATAGAAAATTTCTATCTAGATCCCTTAATGAAGGATTCTCCGGAGGAGAGAAAAAAAGAAACGAAATTTTTCAAATGGCAATGCTAGAGCCAAAACTGGCAATACTTGATGAAACTGATTCTGGACTTGATATCGATGCCTTGCGTATTGTAGCAAATGGTGTCAATAAATTAAAAAGTAAAGACAATGCAATTATTGTCATTACTCACTATCAACGTCTGTTGGATTATATTGTTCCTGACTTTGTACATGTACTACATGACGGTAAAATTGTAAAATCCGGAACGAAGGAACTAGCCTTAGAACTAGAAGAAAAAGGATATGACTGGATTAAAGAAGAAATAAAGGAAGCATAA
- a CDS encoding iron-sulfur cluster assembly accessory protein, producing the protein MIKVSDTARKKVVQLMDDDGFDATTDYVRVGVKSGGCSGLSYDLKFDKNQEAEDKLFEDNGIKIIVDKKSILYLVGTTLEYSGGLNGKGFVFNNPNANRTCGCGESFSL; encoded by the coding sequence ATGATCAAAGTATCTGACACAGCAAGAAAAAAAGTAGTTCAGCTCATGGATGACGACGGATTTGATGCTACGACGGACTATGTGCGAGTTGGAGTAAAAAGCGGGGGGTGTTCTGGATTGTCATATGATTTGAAATTTGATAAAAATCAAGAAGCCGAAGACAAGCTTTTTGAAGATAACGGTATAAAAATTATAGTTGACAAAAAAAGTATCCTATATCTTGTAGGAACAACACTAGAATACTCGGGAGGTCTTAATGGTAAAGGCTTCGTTTTTAACAATCCAAACGCCAATAGAACGTGCGGATGTGGAGAAAGTTTTTCGTTATAA
- a CDS encoding choice-of-anchor B family protein — MKTFKTTLLLMCTVFLGYAQTPCVNGKAGNYPCKGYDLMSHIPLSTMNASMGNDSWGWTDPQTGKEYAIIGLNNGTAFIDASNPTNPVYLGKLPTATSNSTWRDIKVYKDHAFIVSEASGHGMQVFDLTRLRNVSNPPRTFTADTRYTEFGNAHNIVINEDTGFTYVVGAQRNSGPYKGGPLFINIQDPKNPKNAGGFLSGGQRAYTHDAQVVTYNGPDQDYVGKEILIGSNEIEIVIADITNKSNPKTISTIKYSDVKYTHQGWFTDDMRYFILGDELDEQGVGFNTKTIIFDFQDLDNPKFHFNYFGPTASTDHNGYVKGNLFYLANYRAGLRVIDISNIGSKNMTEVGYFDSYPSSNSVTMDGVWNVYPYFSSGNIVISDIQGGFFLVKKSSGSSCQATTPTSLATTNVNATSASLSWGAVSGATYDIRYRKTGTSSWTTNAVSATSTTLSGLTENTEYEAQVRSKCSSNQTSNYSSSVRFTTKQVQITYCASNGKTTSDEYISNVNLRDINNTTAASSGGYGDHTSVSTELKKGDTHTISITPTWTGTVYNEAYSVWIDLNQDGDFTDQGEQVWTQSATKNSPVTGSFTIPSNAAEGATRMRVSMKYNGIPTSCESFQYGEVEDYTVILTKGNGGGGEPGCTTGISSFPYSESFENSIGAWTQSTNDNLDWTVDQNGTPSRNTGPSSAAQGSYYIFVEASFQGTGFPNKQAILTSPCFDLSNVSAATFSFSYHMYGSSDMGDIKLEASTDDGATWSELWSKTGNQGNSWNTQSVNLSSYAGQGVKLRFNRTTGGTWQADIAIDNISIRTGRSASKQFDVEEIGSLFIYPNPATGNILNVVTGSDEDFTFEIRNVIGQKIKSGALKNSIDISNLRTGNYFLKLETKDQVVTKRFVKK, encoded by the coding sequence ATGAAAACTTTTAAGACTACATTATTATTAATGTGTACAGTCTTTCTTGGCTATGCACAAACTCCATGTGTCAATGGAAAAGCAGGGAACTACCCCTGTAAAGGTTACGACCTGATGTCACATATTCCCTTATCAACAATGAACGCCTCTATGGGTAATGATAGCTGGGGATGGACAGATCCGCAAACAGGAAAAGAATACGCTATTATAGGATTAAATAACGGAACTGCATTTATAGATGCTTCCAACCCAACTAACCCTGTTTATTTAGGAAAATTACCAACCGCTACCAGTAATAGTACTTGGAGAGATATCAAAGTATACAAAGATCACGCATTTATCGTTAGTGAAGCATCAGGACATGGAATGCAGGTTTTTGATCTGACCCGTTTAAGAAACGTGTCAAACCCTCCACGTACCTTTACCGCAGATACCAGATATACAGAATTCGGAAATGCGCACAATATCGTTATTAACGAAGATACTGGATTTACCTATGTTGTAGGAGCACAAAGAAATTCGGGACCTTATAAAGGAGGGCCCCTTTTTATTAATATTCAAGATCCTAAAAATCCTAAAAATGCAGGTGGGTTTTTATCAGGCGGACAAAGAGCCTATACTCATGATGCACAAGTAGTAACGTATAATGGTCCAGATCAGGACTATGTAGGAAAAGAAATTCTTATCGGAAGTAATGAGATAGAAATCGTTATTGCAGATATCACAAACAAATCAAACCCTAAAACAATTTCTACTATCAAGTATTCTGATGTAAAATATACTCATCAAGGATGGTTCACAGATGATATGAGATATTTTATTCTAGGAGATGAATTAGATGAGCAAGGTGTAGGGTTTAACACTAAAACTATCATTTTTGATTTTCAAGATTTAGACAACCCTAAATTCCATTTCAACTATTTTGGTCCTACTGCATCCACAGATCATAATGGATATGTAAAAGGAAATCTCTTCTACTTAGCGAATTATCGCGCCGGATTACGGGTCATTGATATCAGCAATATCGGGTCTAAAAACATGACAGAAGTTGGTTATTTCGACTCCTATCCTTCTAGCAATAGTGTTACAATGGATGGGGTATGGAATGTGTATCCTTATTTCAGTAGTGGAAATATCGTAATTAGTGATATTCAGGGAGGTTTCTTCTTAGTCAAAAAAAGCAGTGGCTCTTCTTGTCAGGCAACAACTCCAACATCTTTAGCAACTACCAATGTCAATGCTACATCTGCATCCCTGAGCTGGGGAGCTGTATCTGGTGCTACATATGATATCAGATATAGAAAAACAGGAACATCTTCCTGGACAACCAATGCTGTTTCTGCTACTTCTACTACCTTATCAGGTCTTACCGAAAATACGGAGTATGAAGCACAAGTACGAAGTAAATGTTCTTCTAATCAAACATCAAACTATAGTAGTTCAGTACGATTTACTACAAAACAGGTACAGATCACCTATTGTGCCTCTAATGGAAAAACTACTTCTGATGAATACATCAGTAATGTTAATCTTAGAGATATCAATAATACGACAGCAGCTTCTTCAGGAGGTTATGGAGATCACACTTCGGTATCCACAGAATTAAAAAAAGGAGATACTCATACTATTTCGATAACACCTACCTGGACAGGAACTGTATACAATGAAGCATATAGCGTGTGGATTGATCTAAATCAGGATGGAGACTTTACTGATCAGGGAGAGCAAGTGTGGACACAAAGTGCCACAAAAAACAGCCCTGTTACAGGAAGCTTTACCATTCCTTCTAATGCAGCAGAAGGAGCTACCAGAATGCGGGTTTCTATGAAGTATAATGGAATTCCTACTTCCTGTGAATCTTTCCAATATGGAGAAGTAGAAGATTACACCGTTATCCTTACCAAAGGAAATGGTGGTGGTGGAGAACCAGGATGTACAACGGGAATTTCTTCATTTCCATACTCCGAAAGCTTTGAAAATAGTATTGGTGCCTGGACACAGTCAACAAATGATAATCTGGATTGGACTGTAGATCAAAATGGTACACCTTCTAGAAATACCGGGCCATCATCTGCAGCACAAGGTAGTTATTATATCTTTGTAGAGGCTTCTTTTCAAGGAACAGGCTTCCCTAATAAACAAGCAATTTTAACCTCTCCTTGCTTTGATTTATCCAATGTTTCTGCCGCAACATTCTCTTTCTCTTATCACATGTACGGTTCTTCCGATATGGGAGATATTAAGTTAGAAGCCAGTACTGATGATGGGGCAACCTGGTCAGAACTCTGGAGTAAAACTGGAAACCAAGGAAATTCCTGGAATACACAAAGCGTTAATTTGTCTTCATATGCGGGACAAGGAGTGAAACTGAGATTTAACAGAACCACAGGAGGAACCTGGCAAGCAGACATTGCTATTGATAATATTTCTATTAGAACAGGAAGATCTGCTTCAAAACAATTTGATGTAGAAGAAATCGGTTCATTATTTATTTATCCAAATCCGGCAACAGGAAATATCTTAAACGTTGTAACAGGAAGCGATGAAGATTTCACTTTTGAAATAAGAAATGTCATTGGACAAAAAATAAAAAGTGGCGCTTTAAAAAATAGCATCGATATTTCTAACTTAAGAACCGGAAACTACTTCTTAAAACTCGAAACAAAAGATCAAGTAGTAACCAAACGATTTGTAAAAAAATAG
- a CDS encoding MbnP family protein yields MKNFFLIALLAVGIVSCKSDDDSTTDLEPGALTINVSNVIDGKNIELNNTSYTNKSNETYKIAELKYIISNIVLIKENGDKVAYPVEKSYFLINEEVDASKKIALSDIEGGVYTKISFGFGVDQSNYPLNGVNNFIPTAEENNMLWSWSAGYKFLKFEGTYNENDGPEKEFVIHVGSHGTTLDNYKEVTVNLTQQLTINKGTTPAITLNADISKIFDGTNTHSLTVKSDIQIDPENAPKIAENVSKMFTAESK; encoded by the coding sequence ATGAAAAACTTTTTTTTAATAGCATTACTGGCAGTAGGTATTGTCTCCTGTAAAAGTGATGATGATAGTACAACCGATCTCGAACCGGGAGCACTGACTATTAATGTAAGTAATGTTATTGATGGAAAAAACATTGAACTAAACAATACTTCTTATACAAATAAGAGTAATGAAACCTATAAAATAGCAGAGCTAAAGTATATTATAAGTAATATCGTGCTTATTAAAGAAAATGGCGACAAAGTAGCATATCCCGTAGAAAAAAGTTATTTTTTAATTAATGAAGAAGTTGACGCATCAAAAAAAATAGCATTGTCTGATATTGAAGGCGGCGTGTATACCAAAATCTCGTTTGGGTTTGGAGTCGATCAATCAAATTATCCATTAAATGGAGTTAATAACTTTATCCCTACAGCAGAAGAAAACAATATGCTTTGGTCATGGTCTGCAGGATATAAATTCCTTAAATTCGAAGGAACATATAATGAGAATGACGGACCGGAAAAAGAATTTGTTATTCATGTAGGAAGTCACGGAACAACACTGGACAATTATAAAGAAGTAACAGTGAACCTGACGCAACAATTAACTATAAACAAAGGAACAACACCTGCAATAACACTAAATGCAGATATTTCCAAAATATTTGATGGTACAAACACCCATTCACTTACTGTAAAAAGTGATATACAGATAGACCCTGAAAATGCACCAAAAATAGCAGAAAATGTAAGCAAAATGTTTACTGCTGAATCAAAATAA
- a CDS encoding cytochrome-c peroxidase — protein MKVFLYIGMIFIGTACSSDKDQYTPIPENPKLTFDIPSNFPKPTYDISKNPPTEKGFELGKKLFFDGKLASDGVVSCGFCHIQDFAFTHHTHIVSHGVDGALGTRNAQPLHNLAFMKEFTWDGAVAHLDLQPIVPITAEVEMNETFSNIIKKLEKEPTYVQLFSEAFKDQKINTDNILKALSQFVVMMISSNSKYDKIERNEGSVFTEEEALGFDLFKNKCASCHQGTLFTDQSYRNNGLPLDTIYNDKGRIRVTGLDEDRLKFKVPTLRNIELTFPYMHDGRFKTLENVLDHYSDGIKDSETLDPIFKKENGTLGIPMTPLEKQQIIAFLKTLTDDDFITDDRFSEF, from the coding sequence TTGAAAGTATTTTTATATATAGGTATGATCTTTATCGGAACTGCATGCAGTTCCGATAAAGATCAATATACACCTATCCCAGAGAATCCAAAATTAACTTTTGATATTCCTTCCAATTTCCCTAAACCTACCTACGATATTTCAAAAAACCCTCCAACAGAAAAAGGGTTTGAATTAGGAAAAAAACTATTTTTTGATGGAAAACTCGCTTCAGATGGAGTTGTTTCATGTGGATTCTGCCATATTCAGGATTTTGCTTTTACACATCATACTCATATTGTCAGTCATGGAGTAGATGGAGCATTAGGGACAAGAAATGCGCAACCTTTGCACAATCTGGCTTTTATGAAAGAGTTTACCTGGGACGGAGCGGTAGCACATCTCGATTTACAACCAATTGTGCCCATTACTGCAGAAGTAGAAATGAACGAAACATTTTCTAATATTATCAAAAAACTAGAAAAAGAACCTACTTATGTCCAGTTGTTTTCAGAAGCTTTTAAAGATCAAAAAATAAATACCGATAACATTCTAAAGGCATTGTCACAATTTGTTGTGATGATGATTTCATCCAATTCCAAATACGATAAAATAGAAAGAAATGAGGGCTCTGTTTTTACAGAGGAAGAAGCCCTAGGTTTTGATTTATTTAAAAACAAATGTGCTTCTTGTCATCAGGGAACATTGTTTACAGATCAATCATACAGAAATAATGGATTACCATTAGATACTATCTATAATGATAAGGGCAGAATTCGGGTAACAGGATTAGATGAAGATCGACTAAAGTTCAAAGTTCCTACCTTAAGGAATATAGAATTAACCTTTCCTTATATGCATGATGGACGGTTCAAAACATTAGAAAACGTATTAGACCATTACAGTGATGGCATAAAAGATTCTGAAACACTTGATCCCATTTTTAAAAAGGAAAACGGTACCCTTGGCATACCTATGACCCCTTTGGAAAAACAACAAATTATCGCCTTTCTCAAAACCCTTACTGATGATGATTTTATCACTGATGACAGGTTTTCTGAGTTCTAA
- a CDS encoding choice-of-anchor B family protein, which produces MKKNLLSPLLSIICILFCNCSRDDTSGNEQIIEMTNQGVIPCENGIAAGKYPCKEYDFVSHITLEQINAETGNDSWGWTDPVTNKEYALIGLDNGTAFIDISIPESPRYIGKLPTATVSSSWRDVKVYNNTAFIVSEAKGHGMQVFDLTKLRNAGEATTFTADVHYTDFGSAHNIVINPLSGYAYVVGAKNLNGSQALYNGGPLFINIQNPLVPKNEGGYAEKAYSHDAQVITYNGPDPDYIGKEILIGSNENELAIVDITDKSNPIAISTISYAQVGYTHQGWFTEDMKYFLLGDELDETREGFNTRTIIFNMEDLDVPQEHMMFTGTTSAIDHNGYVKGNLFYLANYQAGMRVIDISDLANKNIAEIGFFDTFPTSNAADFKGAWNVYPFFKSGNIVISDINSGFILVRKK; this is translated from the coding sequence ATGAAAAAAAACCTACTATCTCCCCTTCTAAGTATCATCTGTATATTATTCTGTAATTGTAGTAGAGATGATACTTCTGGTAATGAACAAATTATAGAAATGACTAATCAGGGAGTAATTCCCTGTGAAAATGGAATCGCAGCTGGTAAGTATCCTTGCAAAGAATACGATTTTGTTTCCCATATTACACTGGAACAAATTAATGCCGAAACCGGAAATGATAGCTGGGGATGGACTGATCCTGTAACCAATAAAGAATATGCACTAATTGGTCTCGATAATGGAACTGCATTTATAGATATATCCATACCAGAAAGCCCACGATATATTGGCAAATTACCAACCGCTACCGTATCCAGTTCCTGGAGAGATGTCAAAGTATATAATAATACTGCATTTATAGTGAGTGAGGCAAAAGGACATGGTATGCAGGTATTTGATTTAACTAAATTGCGAAATGCCGGAGAAGCAACAACCTTTACTGCAGATGTACATTATACCGATTTTGGTAGTGCTCATAATATTGTTATTAATCCACTATCGGGATATGCTTATGTGGTAGGAGCAAAAAACCTCAATGGTTCGCAAGCTTTGTACAATGGAGGACCTCTTTTTATAAATATACAAAATCCGCTAGTTCCCAAAAATGAAGGAGGATATGCAGAAAAAGCATATAGCCATGATGCGCAGGTAATCACTTATAACGGACCTGATCCGGATTATATAGGCAAAGAAATATTAATCGGAAGTAATGAAAACGAATTGGCTATTGTAGATATAACAGATAAATCTAACCCAATAGCAATATCTACTATTAGTTACGCTCAGGTTGGGTATACACACCAAGGGTGGTTTACCGAAGATATGAAGTATTTTCTACTTGGAGATGAACTGGATGAGACAAGAGAAGGATTTAATACCAGAACTATTATTTTTAATATGGAAGACCTGGATGTTCCGCAGGAACATATGATGTTTACAGGGACAACCTCCGCGATTGATCACAATGGATATGTAAAAGGAAACTTGTTTTATCTAGCTAATTATCAGGCAGGAATGCGGGTTATTGATATTTCTGATCTCGCAAATAAAAACATTGCCGAAATCGGCTTTTTTGATACTTTTCCTACTAGTAATGCTGCTGATTTTAAAGGAGCATGGAATGTATATCCCTTTTTCAAAAGTGGCAATATTGTGATTAGTGATATCAATTCAGGTTTTATACTAGTACGCAAAAAATGA
- the sufB gene encoding Fe-S cluster assembly protein SufB, translating into MAYTEDDLKKELENKEYEYGFYTDIESETFPVGLNEDIVRAISKKKEEPEWMTEWRLDAFRIWKEMEEPDWANVNYEKPDFQNISYYSAPNKKPKYNSLDEVDPELLETFNKLGISLDEQKKLAGVAVDIVMDSVSVATTFKETLAEKGIIFCSISEAIQDHPELVKKYIGTVVPKKDNFYAALNSAVFSDGSFCYIPKGVRCPMELSTYFRINQAGTGQFERTLLVADEGSYVSYLEGCTAPSRDENQLHAAVVELIALDDAEIKYSTVQNWYPGNAEGKGGVYNFVTKRGICETNAKISWTQVETGSAVTWKYPSCVLKGDNSVGEFYSIAVTNNFQQADTGTKMIHLGKNTKSTIISKGISAGKSQNSYRGLVQINSRASNARNFSQCDSLLMGNECGAHTFPYIEAKNKTAQIEHEATTSKIGEDQIFYCNQRGIDTEKAIALIVNGFSKEVLNKLPMEFAVEAQKLLEISLEGSVG; encoded by the coding sequence ATGGCATATACAGAAGACGATTTAAAGAAAGAGTTAGAGAACAAAGAATACGAATACGGATTTTATACGGATATAGAATCTGAAACTTTTCCGGTAGGACTTAATGAAGATATTGTACGAGCAATATCTAAGAAAAAAGAAGAACCGGAATGGATGACAGAGTGGCGATTAGATGCATTTCGAATCTGGAAAGAAATGGAAGAACCAGATTGGGCAAATGTAAACTATGAAAAACCTGATTTTCAAAATATATCGTATTACTCTGCCCCTAATAAAAAACCAAAATATAACAGCCTTGACGAGGTAGATCCAGAGTTGTTAGAGACATTTAATAAACTGGGAATATCACTGGATGAGCAAAAAAAGCTAGCAGGAGTAGCCGTAGATATCGTTATGGATTCCGTATCGGTAGCAACGACATTTAAAGAGACGCTAGCAGAAAAAGGAATTATTTTTTGTTCAATATCTGAAGCTATTCAGGATCATCCGGAACTGGTAAAAAAATATATCGGTACAGTTGTTCCTAAAAAAGATAACTTTTATGCAGCTTTAAATTCTGCTGTATTTAGTGATGGATCTTTTTGTTATATACCTAAAGGTGTCCGATGTCCAATGGAATTATCGACTTATTTTAGGATTAATCAGGCAGGAACAGGTCAGTTCGAACGTACACTGTTAGTAGCGGATGAAGGAAGCTATGTGAGTTACCTGGAAGGTTGTACTGCTCCCTCCAGAGATGAAAATCAATTGCATGCTGCAGTAGTAGAGCTAATAGCCCTAGACGATGCTGAGATTAAATACTCTACCGTGCAAAACTGGTATCCTGGAAACGCTGAAGGAAAAGGAGGGGTTTATAACTTTGTAACCAAAAGAGGAATCTGCGAAACAAACGCTAAAATTTCATGGACCCAAGTAGAAACAGGATCAGCTGTAACCTGGAAATACCCTTCATGTGTACTAAAAGGAGATAATTCTGTAGGAGAATTTTATTCTATTGCTGTAACAAATAATTTCCAGCAGGCAGATACCGGAACCAAAATGATTCATCTTGGAAAAAACACAAAAAGTACAATCATCTCCAAAGGAATTTCAGCCGGAAAATCTCAAAATAGTTACCGAGGATTAGTCCAAATTAATAGCAGAGCAAGTAACGCCAGAAATTTTTCTCAGTGTGATTCGCTATTAATGGGCAATGAATGTGGAGCTCATACGTTTCCCTATATAGAAGCTAAAAATAAAACCGCTCAAATAGAACATGAAGCAACTACCAGCAAGATAGGAGAAGATCAGATATTCTACTGTAACCAGCGCGGTATTGATACCGAAAAAGCAATAGCACTTATTGTCAATGGTTTTAGTAAGGAGGTACTGAACAAACTCCCCATGGAATTTGCGGTAGAAGCTCAAAAGCTTCTGGAGATATCTCTGGAAGGTTCTGTAGGGTAA